From a single Granulicella aggregans genomic region:
- a CDS encoding MFS transporter, which translates to MPFLGLACAVGVSGIYYNQPLLLEMSRTFHTTAGRTGFVSVATQVGYAIGLLFFVPLGDVLERRALIVRMYAAVAGALLLVAVAPNLATLLIGSALLGIFCSVTHIVLPIAPDLVDDAQRGRAIGIVMTGLLLGILLARTFSGWVSNLGGWRSVFIIAAIVNAAFAPLIWRFMPKLPPKLTIAYPDAMRSLWTLFRTQPLLRESSVLGALIFASFSCFWTTLAFVLFSHYGLGPGIAGSFGLVGAAGALVAPVAGKFADKRGPRWVISIGIVVLASSYALLWGSEAAKLPFAVHIAALAVGVIILDVGAQMIQIANQTRIFGLDPSARSRLNTVYMTIYFSGAAAGSALATVAWAHWKWNGVCGLAMGFIALATLRHITGRRTPEMNCHNQGGTEIEKACLEG; encoded by the coding sequence TTGCCCTTTCTGGGTTTGGCATGCGCTGTCGGCGTCTCTGGGATTTACTACAACCAGCCGCTGCTGCTCGAGATGTCGCGGACCTTCCACACGACTGCTGGTCGGACCGGTTTCGTCTCGGTGGCAACGCAGGTCGGATATGCAATCGGCCTTCTCTTCTTCGTGCCGCTTGGAGATGTGCTGGAACGCCGGGCTCTGATCGTACGGATGTACGCCGCCGTGGCCGGGGCGCTGCTGTTGGTCGCGGTTGCCCCAAATCTGGCGACGCTCCTTATTGGCAGCGCCCTTCTGGGCATCTTCTGCTCGGTGACGCACATCGTGCTGCCCATCGCACCCGACCTGGTCGACGACGCGCAGCGCGGTCGCGCCATCGGCATCGTGATGACCGGTCTGTTGCTCGGTATCCTGCTGGCGCGGACGTTCTCCGGGTGGGTCAGCAATCTTGGCGGATGGCGCAGCGTCTTTATCATCGCGGCGATCGTGAATGCTGCCTTCGCTCCTCTGATCTGGCGGTTTATGCCGAAGCTGCCGCCCAAGCTGACTATCGCTTATCCCGACGCGATGCGTTCGCTGTGGACGTTGTTCCGAACGCAGCCTCTGCTGCGCGAATCCAGCGTGCTGGGCGCGTTGATCTTTGCATCCTTCAGTTGCTTTTGGACTACGCTTGCCTTCGTGCTGTTTAGTCACTACGGCCTTGGGCCGGGTATAGCCGGAAGCTTCGGACTGGTGGGCGCTGCGGGTGCTCTTGTAGCGCCGGTGGCAGGCAAGTTCGCAGATAAGCGCGGACCGCGGTGGGTCATCAGTATCGGAATTGTGGTGCTGGCTAGTTCGTACGCTCTGCTGTGGGGTTCGGAAGCTGCGAAGCTTCCATTCGCCGTACACATCGCCGCGCTGGCGGTCGGCGTCATCATCCTCGACGTGGGAGCGCAGATGATCCAGATCGCCAACCAGACGAGGATCTTCGGTCTCGACCCATCGGCTCGCAGCCGATTGAACACCGTTTATATGACGATCTACTTCAGTGGCGCTGCCGCTGGTTCCGCCCTGGCGACCGTTGCATGGGCACATTGGAAGTGGAACGGCGTCTGCGGGCTGGCGATGGGCTTCATCGCGCTGGCTACCCTTCGCCACATTACCGGTCGCCGCACTCCTGAGATGAACTGCCACAACCAAGGCGGGACGGAGATAGAGAAGGCCTGCCTGGAAGGCTGA